Proteins from a genomic interval of Nitrospina gracilis Nb-211:
- a CDS encoding M28 family peptidase has translation MPPAETGSLEKHLKALVGERNPYSSPEALEAAGAYVESHFSACGLEVWRDPVPFEGRDYFNVFGRLQGAHPEKGLLIVGAHFDTVEGTPGADDNASAVAALLEIVSCLKDATPPLSILFAGFTLEEYAFVGSECLCKRLMHEDVPVAGMVSLEMLGFVNRTPHSQNYPHYVDPAKYPDRGDFIAVVGNEVSQAMTVSLAGSMKQAVPGLGVEFLVVPGNGAAFPEVQLSDHSPFWQGGYKAVMVTDTAFFRNPHYHLPTDTLATLDLAFLRDVTEGVAGYLMSPQL, from the coding sequence ATGCCCCCGGCCGAAACCGGCTCGCTTGAAAAGCACCTGAAAGCCCTTGTGGGCGAACGAAACCCCTATTCCTCACCGGAGGCTCTGGAGGCGGCGGGGGCGTATGTGGAATCGCATTTTTCCGCCTGCGGGCTGGAGGTGTGGCGCGACCCGGTGCCCTTCGAGGGCAGGGACTACTTCAACGTCTTCGGCCGCCTGCAGGGCGCGCACCCGGAAAAGGGCCTGCTGATCGTCGGCGCGCATTTCGACACGGTGGAAGGCACGCCGGGCGCGGACGACAACGCCAGCGCCGTGGCGGCGCTGTTGGAAATCGTCTCCTGCCTGAAAGACGCCACGCCGCCCCTGTCCATCCTGTTCGCGGGATTCACGCTGGAGGAGTATGCCTTCGTCGGTAGCGAGTGCCTGTGCAAACGGCTCATGCATGAGGATGTGCCGGTGGCCGGGATGGTCTCGCTCGAAATGCTGGGGTTCGTGAATCGCACTCCGCATTCGCAGAACTATCCGCATTACGTGGATCCGGCGAAGTACCCGGACCGGGGCGACTTCATCGCCGTCGTCGGCAACGAGGTGTCGCAGGCGATGACCGTGTCGCTGGCGGGATCGATGAAGCAGGCGGTGCCGGGGCTGGGGGTGGAATTCCTCGTGGTGCCGGGAAACGGCGCGGCCTTCCCCGAAGTGCAGTTGAGCGATCATTCCCCCTTCTGGCAGGGCGGTTACAAGGCGGTGATGGTGACCGACACCGCGTTCTTCCGCAACCCGCATTACCACCTGCCGACGGACACGCTGGCGACGCTCGATCTCGCTTTTCTGCGCGATGTCACGGAGGGCGTGGCGGGCTACCTGATGTCACCCCAATTATAA
- a CDS encoding protein-L-isoaspartate(D-aspartate) O-methyltransferase has translation MNLTTPSSHEYSGQRQKMVEEQLIDRGIRDLAVLEAMSRLPRHLFVEPSFQHKAYGDHPLPIGDNQTISQPYIVAAMTEALALKGEERVLEIGTGSGYQTALLAELAAQVFTVERIKSLGRRAKELLDRLGYTNINYKIFDGTYGWRDQGPYDAILVTAAAPDVPKTLVEQLKDGGRMVLPIGDSERQELVRVTVKNGAVQKTVLSHCLFVPLVGKYGWPEEE, from the coding sequence ATGAACCTGACCACCCCATCGTCCCACGAGTATTCCGGCCAGCGCCAGAAAATGGTCGAAGAACAGTTGATCGACCGCGGCATCCGCGATCTTGCGGTGCTGGAAGCGATGAGCCGCCTGCCTCGCCACCTGTTTGTCGAACCTTCGTTCCAGCACAAGGCCTACGGCGATCATCCGCTTCCCATCGGCGACAACCAGACCATCTCGCAACCGTACATCGTCGCCGCCATGACCGAAGCCCTGGCGCTCAAGGGCGAGGAGCGCGTGCTGGAAATCGGCACCGGCTCCGGTTACCAGACGGCCCTGCTGGCGGAACTGGCGGCGCAGGTGTTCACCGTCGAGCGCATCAAGTCGCTCGGCCGCCGCGCCAAGGAATTGCTGGACCGTTTGGGCTATACTAATATCAACTACAAGATCTTCGACGGCACGTATGGATGGCGTGATCAGGGTCCGTATGATGCTATTCTGGTAACAGCGGCGGCGCCGGACGTGCCCAAAACGCTGGTCGAACAATTGAAAGACGGCGGCCGCATGGTGCTGCCCATCGGCGACTCGGAACGGCAGGAGTTGGTCCGCGTGACCGTGAAAAACGGCGCGGTGCAGAAGACCGTACTCAGCCACTGTCTGTTCGTGCCGCTGGTCGGCAAGTACGGCTGGCCCGAAGAGGAGTGA
- a CDS encoding phosphoribosyltransferase has translation MTVFSRIKKEGQFEFGPGIKSHYNYDYASLSDTMNEAYCAMLARKLEAWQKEHGKFEVVVGIETEGIRIGYTLAKMMNLRFYIMPHRRIELEQLGVPKYPADTHWLIVDDVVTTGSQFMRTVDYLDIEETPETITYACMIKRNPANLDFSAVSGSPDKEQKWVRTERFDFVDKRLVALYSED, from the coding sequence ATGACCGTGTTCTCGCGAATCAAGAAGGAGGGCCAATTCGAGTTCGGCCCCGGTATCAAATCCCATTACAACTACGACTACGCCTCCCTCTCCGACACCATGAACGAAGCCTACTGCGCCATGCTCGCCCGCAAGCTGGAAGCGTGGCAGAAGGAGCACGGCAAGTTCGAAGTGGTGGTGGGCATCGAGACCGAGGGCATCCGCATCGGTTACACCCTGGCGAAGATGATGAACCTCAGGTTCTACATCATGCCGCACCGGAGGATCGAGCTGGAGCAGTTGGGCGTGCCCAAGTACCCCGCCGACACGCACTGGCTGATCGTGGACGACGTCGTGACCACCGGCAGTCAGTTCATGCGCACCGTGGATTACCTGGACATCGAGGAGACGCCGGAGACCATCACTTATGCGTGCATGATCAAGCGCAACCCGGCGAACCTGGACTTCTCCGCCGTCAGCGGCAGTCCCGACAAGGAACAGAAATGGGTCCGCACCGAACGCTTCGACTTCGTCGACAAGCGCCTCGTCGCGCTGTACAGCGAGGATTGA
- a CDS encoding tetratricopeptide repeat protein, producing the protein MPHRDTATTFTTLMLTAFIAFGAFSACTSQRVQSGWHHKGEAAYQKSNFKEAFEWYRKAAEAGHIEAQTQLGVMYAAGQGVRQDYNAALQWTRKAAEQGHVRAQTNLGILYMTGFGIPRDFEESVKWLTRGAEQGDPKAQAQLGLMRETGIGIKRDPVRALYWYRKAATSTEEPYATLAKNGLERLEGRDALSD; encoded by the coding sequence ATGCCTCACCGCGACACTGCAACGACTTTCACCACCCTCATGCTGACGGCCTTCATTGCCTTCGGTGCCTTTTCCGCCTGCACCAGCCAGCGGGTGCAATCCGGCTGGCACCACAAAGGCGAGGCGGCGTATCAAAAATCCAATTTCAAGGAAGCGTTCGAGTGGTACCGCAAGGCGGCGGAGGCGGGTCATATCGAGGCGCAGACGCAGTTGGGCGTCATGTACGCCGCCGGGCAGGGTGTGCGGCAGGACTACAATGCGGCGTTGCAATGGACGCGGAAGGCCGCCGAGCAGGGACACGTCCGCGCGCAGACCAATCTCGGCATCCTGTACATGACGGGCTTCGGCATCCCGCGGGATTTTGAGGAGTCGGTGAAGTGGTTGACGAGGGGCGCCGAGCAGGGCGACCCCAAGGCGCAGGCTCAGCTGGGCCTGATGCGCGAGACCGGCATCGGGATAAAGCGCGATCCCGTACGCGCGCTGTACTGGTATCGTAAAGCCGCCACCAGCACGGAAGAACCCTACGCCACCCTCGCCAAAAACGGTTTGGAACGGTTGGAAGGCAGGGATGCCTTGAGCGATTGA
- the mltA gene encoding murein transglycosylase A translates to MQRGAIPERENTSRGLPVPPGAFAMFFFLFFSSCATPSPYMESDSASLGYQTSPHSQPPVSSSVLPPTKPDQTTYSLHQIEESQKQSVDALPYAVHYEADTLDEAEPLVNTEPLVDSAPGPEKIRVFTDKTFAPPPNVKTSDSDQWDENDTADAPRFHDDMSRGTLLQAIDRQLNAFRHANLDERLRLGSRTVTKRDLKETLTAFRRLLVSGLSPEEFSRAVEEQFEIIEAGKGNRGQKRMQFTGYYTPILDASRHPAHGYSYPLYRKPTHVPTRRVTWSEPENNRDYGYHLSSLTRNLLLTRKEIDGNFVLQDRNLEVAWLKDELDRYFLHIQGSGYLRFTDGSVQAVRFNGSNELPYKSVGRQMIRDGVITEGEGSMQGIKAYFRRNPHHIPRYLFQNSRYIFFELADQGPTGSAGVELVPGRALATDKSLYPGGGLAFISATKPVLDENHRIVGWQAFSRFVLDQDTGSAIKGPGRADLYFGVGEAAGVAAGHYNQHGKIVYLLRKK, encoded by the coding sequence ATGCAAAGAGGGGCGATTCCAGAACGGGAGAATACCAGCCGCGGACTGCCGGTGCCGCCGGGCGCGTTTGCGATGTTCTTCTTTTTGTTTTTCAGTTCGTGCGCCACACCCTCTCCTTATATGGAAAGCGATTCCGCGTCGCTGGGCTACCAGACTTCGCCCCACTCCCAGCCGCCGGTGTCTTCTTCCGTTCTGCCGCCCACCAAACCGGATCAGACAACGTACTCGCTCCACCAAATCGAGGAGTCGCAGAAACAATCCGTGGATGCCCTGCCCTATGCAGTTCACTACGAAGCGGACACGCTGGATGAAGCGGAACCGCTGGTGAACACCGAGCCGCTGGTGGACAGCGCGCCCGGCCCGGAAAAAATCCGCGTGTTCACCGACAAAACCTTCGCGCCGCCGCCGAACGTGAAGACCTCAGATTCCGACCAATGGGATGAGAACGACACGGCGGACGCACCGCGCTTTCACGACGACATGAGCCGCGGCACGTTACTGCAGGCCATCGACCGGCAGTTGAACGCCTTCCGCCACGCCAACCTCGATGAACGCCTGCGGCTGGGATCGCGCACGGTGACGAAACGCGACCTCAAAGAAACGCTCACCGCGTTCCGCCGCCTGCTGGTCAGCGGGCTGTCGCCGGAAGAGTTCAGCCGCGCGGTGGAAGAACAATTCGAGATCATCGAAGCGGGCAAGGGAAATCGCGGCCAGAAGCGCATGCAGTTCACCGGGTACTACACGCCGATCCTCGACGCCAGCCGCCACCCGGCGCACGGATACTCCTACCCGCTTTACCGCAAACCCACACACGTGCCCACCCGGCGCGTCACCTGGAGCGAACCGGAAAACAACCGCGACTACGGCTACCATCTGAGCAGTCTCACCCGCAACCTTCTGCTCACGCGCAAGGAAATCGACGGCAACTTCGTCCTGCAGGACCGCAACCTGGAGGTCGCGTGGTTGAAGGACGAACTCGACCGCTACTTCCTGCACATCCAGGGATCGGGTTACCTCCGGTTCACCGATGGCTCGGTGCAGGCGGTGCGCTTCAACGGCTCCAACGAGCTTCCATACAAGAGCGTCGGCCGGCAGATGATCCGGGACGGCGTCATCACCGAAGGCGAAGGAAGCATGCAGGGCATCAAGGCTTACTTCCGGCGCAACCCGCACCACATTCCGCGCTACCTGTTCCAGAACAGCCGTTACATTTTCTTTGAACTGGCGGACCAGGGCCCGACGGGATCGGCGGGGGTCGAGCTGGTGCCGGGGCGCGCGCTGGCCACGGACAAGAGCCTGTATCCCGGCGGCGGGCTGGCATTCATCTCCGCCACCAAACCGGTGCTCGATGAAAACCACCGCATCGTCGGCTGGCAGGCGTTCTCCCGCTTCGTGCTGGATCAGGATACGGGAAGCGCCATCAAAGGGCCCGGCCGCGCCGACCTGTACTTCGGTGTGGGAGAGGCCGCAGGCGTGGCCGCCGGACACTACAACCAGCACGGCAAAATCGTGTACCTGCTTCGCAAAAAATAA
- the rnhA gene encoding ribonuclease HI, protein MQKFLIYTDGACKGNPGPGGFGGLIFHNGKKQEFKGANPSTTNNIMEMTAAIEALKKLKEPSEVELYTDSEYLVKGMTEWMSNWVRRNWTTSTKKPVKNKELWQELRRLDATHKITWKWVRGHAGHPENERADQLANEAIAEMARR, encoded by the coding sequence ATGCAGAAATTTTTGATTTATACAGACGGCGCCTGCAAGGGCAATCCCGGTCCCGGCGGCTTCGGCGGGCTCATCTTCCATAATGGGAAAAAGCAGGAATTCAAAGGTGCCAATCCCAGCACCACTAACAACATCATGGAAATGACCGCCGCCATCGAGGCCCTCAAAAAACTCAAGGAACCGAGCGAGGTCGAGCTCTATACGGACTCGGAATACCTGGTCAAGGGCATGACGGAATGGATGTCCAACTGGGTGCGGCGCAACTGGACCACCAGCACCAAAAAGCCGGTGAAAAACAAGGAACTGTGGCAGGAGTTGCGGCGTCTCGACGCCACCCACAAGATCACCTGGAAATGGGTGCGCGGCCACGCGGGCCATCCGGAAAACGAACGTGCCGATCAGTTGGCCAATGAAGCCATCGCCGAGATGGCGCGAAGATGA
- a CDS encoding ferritin family protein, translated as MTTDLGDDLKTTLQCSDAVQICLAMEREGITYYERTARQATDPRVRQVLEHLAGQEKDHARVLQEKSRFLQPAVSRRSPEKPEVQQFIREQILGKVFPESSREQAPAWTDAQALEVGIQSEKNSIEILERLIRQVTKIDVRTVFLHLVVEEKRHLEQLQALKAELP; from the coding sequence ATGACGACCGACCTGGGAGATGACCTGAAAACCACGCTTCAGTGTTCCGACGCCGTGCAGATCTGCCTGGCCATGGAACGCGAAGGCATCACTTATTATGAACGGACGGCGCGGCAGGCGACCGACCCGAGGGTGCGCCAGGTGCTGGAACATCTGGCCGGTCAGGAGAAGGATCACGCCCGTGTCCTGCAGGAGAAATCGCGCTTCCTGCAACCTGCCGTATCCCGCCGTTCACCGGAAAAGCCCGAAGTCCAGCAATTCATTCGCGAGCAGATACTGGGCAAGGTGTTTCCCGAAAGCAGTAGAGAACAGGCGCCTGCGTGGACCGATGCCCAGGCGCTGGAGGTCGGCATCCAGTCCGAGAAGAACTCGATCGAGATTCTAGAACGGTTGATCCGGCAGGTAACCAAAATCGACGTGCGCACGGTGTTCCTGCATCTGGTAGTGGAAGAGAAGAGGCACCTGGAGCAGTTGCAGGCGCTGAAAGCGGAACTCCCGTGA
- a CDS encoding carbon monoxide dehydrogenase beta subunit family protein: MEQYQVLPGPEAFLPPAAASRGIVLPDPGQAHIEGRIVDEDEAVEYAARKILGAKVPTIFPGPLVLWKWNEKAAKKAKALRRLADAAPMRLIPMADYRPKYPKIDPEIEINPNHPNLTIWHNRIDVCIFVGVHCHQANLALKIIRGGTDCYTIAYCAQAGHEDACLSLRDIGVDTINNLTDTIERLKKEGVKSQAEPFTQFRTSIKGRIENGSL, from the coding sequence ATGGAACAGTATCAGGTGTTGCCTGGTCCTGAGGCGTTTTTGCCTCCCGCCGCGGCAAGCAGAGGCATTGTTTTGCCGGACCCGGGGCAGGCGCACATTGAGGGCCGAATTGTTGATGAAGACGAAGCCGTCGAGTACGCGGCTCGAAAAATATTGGGTGCTAAAGTGCCGACGATTTTTCCTGGCCCCCTGGTGTTGTGGAAATGGAATGAGAAGGCCGCGAAAAAAGCCAAGGCGCTTCGCAGGCTGGCTGATGCGGCTCCGATGCGATTGATCCCGATGGCGGACTACCGCCCCAAGTATCCCAAGATTGACCCGGAGATCGAGATCAATCCGAACCATCCGAACCTGACGATCTGGCACAACCGGATCGATGTCTGCATTTTCGTTGGCGTGCATTGCCATCAGGCGAATCTGGCTCTCAAGATCATTCGCGGGGGTACGGATTGTTACACCATCGCTTACTGCGCCCAGGCGGGTCACGAAGATGCGTGTCTGTCGTTGCGGGATATCGGCGTGGACACGATTAACAACCTCACGGATACCATTGAGAGGTTGAAGAAAGAAGGCGTGAAAAGTCAGGCCGAGCCCTTCACGCAGTTTAGGACGAGTATTAAGGGCCGCATCGAAAACGGCTCCTTATAA
- a CDS encoding transketolase C-terminal domain-containing protein — translation MNKKVESQGKRILLSETVELGHKNKKGQVLTDPNEMFFTAERTPSFLTGSEVIREAIKRSSLDISVAYPITPQSEAAALIGELYAEGYLGDYFRGESEFAVMGQCAGAAFGGARVFTTTAGPGTMRAMENFPMWAGSRLPIQVCVTCRGINSPLSIQPDTLEIYYLLETGMLVWHAETAQDLYDWILGGFLVAEQPDVHVPLALCCDGFFVTHTKDTVMLQSEDMCLPKYDPYRSPVTCMDMEVPPVRMMRDPFVMKSNYISYMTHASWQLEIHAAVERSRKHTKALMGGSLIETENLDREILIVSSGTAVSQGREAIRLLEEEHGIKVGLVKIKTLRPFPHEEIREATANAKHIIVPEFNVVGWLAREIKATVPNNERVYAGPHVAGGMTMPSEVIVEEIMKHLGLKTNSLSSRGS, via the coding sequence ATGAATAAAAAGGTTGAAAGCCAAGGCAAAAGAATTCTTTTGTCGGAAACAGTAGAGCTTGGTCATAAGAATAAGAAGGGCCAGGTTCTCACCGATCCCAACGAAATGTTCTTTACGGCGGAGCGCACCCCGTCTTTTCTGACCGGTTCTGAGGTTATCCGTGAAGCCATCAAACGGTCCAGTCTGGATATTTCCGTGGCTTACCCGATCACCCCTCAGAGTGAGGCGGCCGCGCTGATCGGCGAATTGTACGCCGAGGGCTATCTCGGAGATTATTTCCGCGGGGAGAGTGAGTTCGCGGTTATGGGCCAATGCGCCGGCGCCGCCTTTGGCGGGGCGCGGGTATTCACCACCACCGCCGGTCCGGGCACCATGCGGGCGATGGAGAACTTCCCCATGTGGGCGGGTTCGCGTCTGCCCATCCAGGTCTGCGTGACCTGCCGCGGCATCAACTCGCCGCTCAGCATTCAGCCCGACACGCTGGAAATCTATTACCTGCTGGAAACCGGCATGCTGGTCTGGCACGCCGAGACGGCGCAGGACCTGTATGACTGGATTCTGGGCGGCTTCCTGGTCGCCGAACAGCCGGACGTGCATGTGCCTCTGGCGCTGTGCTGTGACGGCTTCTTCGTCACCCACACCAAAGACACCGTCATGTTGCAGTCCGAAGACATGTGTCTGCCGAAATACGATCCGTACCGCTCCCCGGTCACCTGCATGGACATGGAAGTGCCGCCGGTGCGCATGATGCGCGATCCGTTTGTTATGAAATCGAATTACATCAGTTACATGACCCACGCTTCCTGGCAGTTGGAAATCCACGCCGCCGTGGAACGGTCCCGCAAGCACACCAAGGCGCTGATGGGCGGTTCGCTGATCGAAACCGAAAACCTCGATCGCGAAATCCTGATCGTCTCCTCCGGCACGGCGGTTTCGCAGGGCCGCGAGGCCATCCGCCTGCTCGAAGAAGAGCACGGCATCAAGGTGGGCCTGGTCAAGATCAAAACCCTGCGGCCGTTCCCGCACGAAGAGATCCGCGAAGCCACGGCGAATGCCAAGCACATCATCGTGCCGGAATTCAACGTGGTCGGTTGGCTGGCGCGTGAGATCAAAGCCACGGTCCCGAACAACGAACGGGTTTATGCCGGTCCGCACGTTGCAGGCGGCATGACGATGCCTTCCGAGGTCATCGTTGAAGAGATCATGAAGCATCTCGGTCTCAAAACCAATTCCTTGTCCTCCCGGGGTAGCTAG
- a CDS encoding thiamine pyrophosphate-dependent enzyme yields the protein MSKERIQLSEDLADIMPQEYHDMVQNATYGNSHRGWKDIGTSKELIEEHSLCAGCPESIAFRFILSSIPNPEDSVFVGSTGCTSLVFPHIAVHNIHSLFGNQNAVASGLQRALKVRYPDRIKDVIVLAGDGATVDIGLDMTMQSWFRQEKFTTICFDNELYANTGGQESGLMQKGFVAKMAPVGKGFEKVRLPEIAFEAGCHYVACLTVSKPNRVEKAIRNAIHVSREFGPTYVQLYTPCILEIGKQSMEGLDEMKDAESIGGRFVMKEFMTDEVKAYLKELDAKEKEEKKAAKAQAAAK from the coding sequence ATGAGTAAAGAACGAATCCAGTTGAGTGAAGACTTGGCTGACATCATGCCGCAGGAGTATCACGACATGGTGCAGAACGCCACATACGGCAATAGCCACCGCGGCTGGAAGGACATCGGGACCAGCAAGGAACTGATCGAAGAGCATTCCCTGTGCGCGGGTTGCCCGGAATCCATCGCTTTCCGGTTCATTCTGTCCAGCATCCCGAACCCGGAAGATTCGGTGTTCGTCGGTTCCACCGGTTGCACCAGCCTGGTGTTCCCGCATATCGCGGTGCACAACATCCACTCCCTGTTCGGCAACCAGAACGCCGTGGCCTCCGGCCTGCAACGCGCTCTCAAGGTTCGTTACCCGGACCGGATCAAGGACGTTATCGTTCTGGCGGGTGACGGCGCGACCGTTGACATTGGTCTCGACATGACCATGCAGTCCTGGTTCCGTCAGGAAAAATTCACCACCATCTGCTTTGACAACGAACTGTACGCCAATACCGGCGGACAGGAAAGCGGTCTCATGCAGAAAGGTTTCGTTGCCAAGATGGCTCCGGTCGGCAAGGGATTTGAAAAAGTCCGCCTGCCGGAAATCGCATTCGAAGCCGGTTGTCATTACGTCGCCTGCCTGACGGTTTCCAAGCCGAACCGGGTAGAGAAAGCGATCCGCAATGCCATTCACGTTTCCCGTGAATTCGGTCCGACCTACGTTCAGCTTTATACGCCGTGTATCCTGGAGATCGGCAAGCAGAGCATGGAGGGTCTGGACGAGATGAAGGATGCGGAGTCCATTGGCGGTCGTTTTGTGATGAAGGAGTTCATGACGGATGAGGTCAAGGCCTATCTGAAGGAACTGGACGCCAAGGAAAAAGAAGAAAAGAAAGCCGCCAAGGCCCAAGCCGCCGCGAAGTAA
- a CDS encoding 2-oxoacid:acceptor oxidoreductase family protein, with amino-acid sequence MSEEQVMKRMNIRISGLGGQGAVTAAHLLAMAANKMGKYSISNPFFGAEKRMAPAESYVRIGPMKIYDRGELVFPEVIMVFHPQVITMQKSYTAPFYSGIKENGLIIINTNVDLLTDEDHKRLEDLNVAVLNHDATHMALEIGGTELSTNMAMIGACAGITKVVDLPALEAALQDRFGKRYVASGGTATLDEAIKKKYAKKEQLLQKNNDTIKKSYEIASEWVKTSGYSPAFYGPGEFDAVAAAAAS; translated from the coding sequence ATGAGTGAAGAACAAGTAATGAAACGGATGAATATCCGGATCTCCGGCTTGGGTGGACAGGGCGCGGTTACCGCCGCTCACCTGCTGGCCATGGCCGCCAACAAGATGGGTAAATACTCCATCTCCAACCCGTTCTTCGGCGCGGAAAAGCGGATGGCTCCGGCCGAAAGCTACGTCCGCATCGGTCCGATGAAAATCTACGATCGTGGCGAACTGGTTTTTCCGGAAGTCATCATGGTGTTCCATCCCCAGGTTATCACCATGCAGAAGAGCTACACGGCTCCGTTTTATTCCGGAATCAAGGAGAATGGCCTGATCATCATCAACACCAATGTGGACCTGCTGACCGATGAAGACCACAAACGTCTGGAAGACCTCAACGTTGCAGTCTTGAACCACGATGCCACGCACATGGCACTGGAAATCGGCGGCACCGAGCTTTCCACCAACATGGCGATGATCGGCGCCTGTGCCGGCATCACGAAGGTGGTGGACCTGCCCGCGCTGGAAGCCGCGTTGCAGGATCGCTTCGGCAAACGGTACGTCGCCTCCGGTGGTACCGCCACGCTGGACGAGGCCATTAAAAAGAAGTACGCTAAAAAGGAGCAGTTGCTCCAGAAAAACAACGACACGATTAAAAAGTCTTACGAGATTGCTTCAGAGTGGGTGAAGACGTCCGGTTACTCGCCTGCCTTTTACGGTCCCGGTGAATTCGATGCTGTTGCAGCCGCAGCGGCTTCCTAA
- a CDS encoding pyruvate ferredoxin oxidoreductase has translation MYCPEADCIKLNTEKMKAEVFTHRCKGCDLCRVVCSTHNAISMHPVDSKTGAILLDAKEGQAAGLGQAYAG, from the coding sequence ATGTACTGCCCCGAAGCGGACTGCATCAAACTCAACACGGAAAAAATGAAAGCTGAGGTTTTTACCCATCGTTGTAAAGGGTGTGACCTTTGCCGGGTGGTGTGCAGTACGCACAATGCCATCAGCATGCACCCCGTGGATTCCAAGACGGGGGCCATCCTTCTTGATGCCAAAGAAGGGCAAGCCGCTGGATTGGGCCAGGCTTACGCCGGGTAA